A window from Citrus sinensis cultivar Valencia sweet orange chromosome 5, DVS_A1.0, whole genome shotgun sequence encodes these proteins:
- the LOC127902404 gene encoding putative disease resistance protein RGA3: MYCLKWNAGRCFSRWQFLEKIGREIVKKCKGLPLAAKTIASLLRSKSTEKEWQNILENEIWELEAIKKGLLAPLLLSYNELPSKVKQCFTYCAVFPKDYDIQKEELIELWMAQGYLSEKGAKEMEDIGAEYFNILASRSFFQDFDRGDDGEISNCKMHDIVHDFAQYLCSNECLTVEIHSGSSEESTMSSFEEKKIRHLMLIVRGRASVPISIWDNVKGLRGLRSFLVKSDEYSWSSEVRKPWSSVNDIKEIPTNIEKLLHLKYLNLKSQNKIEKLPETLCELHNLERLNVDDCENLRELPRGIGKLRKLMYIDNDDTDSLRYLPVGIGELIRLRRVTKLVVGGGYDRACSLGSLKKLNLLRECTIRGLGGVSDAGEARRAELEKKKNLVELELHFDHLRDGDEEQAGRRENERMKMNGFLKPWDHLLI; encoded by the exons ATGTATTGTCTGAAATGGAATGCTGGTCGGTGTTTCAGTCGTTGgcaatttttagaaaaaattggTAGAGAAATTGTAAAAAAGTGCAAGGGCTTACCTTTAGCTGCAAAGACAATTGCTAGTCTCCTGCGGTCTAAAAGCACTGAAAAAGAATGGCAAAATATCTTAGAGAATGAGATATGGGAACTAGAAGCAATTAAGAAAGGCCTTTTAGCCCCTCTATTGTTGAGTTACAATGAATTGCCCTCCAAGGTCAAACAATGTTTCACTTACTGTGCCGTATTTCCGAAAGACTACGACATACAAAAAGAAGAGTTAATTGAACTATGGATGGCACAAGGTTATCTTAGTGAGAAAGGAGCCAAAGAGATGGAGGATATTGGTGCAGAGTATTTCAACATCTTAGCTAGCCGTTCATTCTTTCAGGATTTTGACAGAGGTGATGATGGTGAAATCTCTAATTGCAAAATGCACGATATCGTGCATGACTTTGCCCAATATTTATGTAGTAATGAATGTTTAACAGTAGAAATTCATAGTGGTAGTAGTGAAGAGTCAACTATGAGCTCTTTTGAGGAGAAAAAAATCCGTCATTTAATGTTAATTGTACGTGGGAGGGCTTCGGTTCCAATCTCCATTTGGGATAATGTTAAAGGATTGCGAGGATTGCGTAGCTTCTTAGTtaaaagtgatgaatattcatgGTCTAGTGAA gtGCGTAAACCGTGGTCAAGTGTGAATGACATCAAGGAAATTCCaacaaatatagaaaaattgttACATTTGAAATACCTTAatttgaaaagtcaaaacaagaTAGAAAAATTACCCGAGACGTTGTGTGAGTTACATAATTTAGAACGTCTAAACGTTGATGATTGTGAAAATCTTAGAGAATTACCTCGAGGGATTGGGAAGTTAAGAAAGCTGATGTATATAGACAATGATGACACTGATTCTTTAAGATACCTGCCGGTAGGGATTGGGGAATTAATCAGGCTTCGGAGGGTGACGAAGTTAGTTGTGGGTGGAGGGTATGACAGAGCATGTAGCCTTGGGTCTCTTAAAAAGCTTAACCTCCTTCGAGAATGTACTATACGTGGGCTGGGTGGTGTGTCAGATGCGGGGGAGGCTAGAAGGGctgaacttgagaaaaagaaaaatctcgtTGAGTTGGAACTTCATTTTGATCATTTAAGAGATGGAGATGAAGAACAAGCTGGGAGGAGGGAGAATGAGAGGATGAAGATGAACGGcttcttgaagccttgggaccACCtcctaatttaa
- the LOC127902406 gene encoding uncharacterized protein LOC127902406 — MESNGSTKPVQFGLFEKLYPRVSFKDRTQYISKLLGLAELGQVIVFPYNPGAHWVLLAIDMVRRTTYYLDPLEGSPDEELMQIVNQGIRIHQSLNSDTKANVQWIPVKII, encoded by the exons ATGGAGAGCAATGGAAGTACTAAACCAGTTCAGTTTGGGCTTTTTGAGAAGCTATATCCAAGGGTCAGTTTCAAAGACAGGACTCAATACATTTCAAAACTGTTAGGCTTGGCAGAATTGGGACAAGTCATCGTATTCCCGTATAACCCTGG TGCCCACTGGGTGTTATTGGCAATTGATATGGTGAGACGTACAACCTATTACCTTGATCCTTTGGAAGGTAGTCCTGATGAAGAGCTAATGCAGATTGTCAATCA GGGGATTCGAATACATCAGAGTTTAAATTCTGATACAAAGGCCAATGTTCAATGGATACCTGTCAAG ATTATATGA
- the LOC127902407 gene encoding uncharacterized protein LOC127902407, which produces MLSSLFRSSTEDQGEENKQKKKGLQKQEVSHEAAIEYNSYGVPVGKGRNDLRSYIGVIVRETISILLDDWRRVPLEMKETLWVHFQKKFKLSLKCKSQVLKWMGVASRNFRCELATEFVLPNKDDRKSLRLPPIEYPSIKKEDWKLFVDKVLSEQFQEKSKKAKDKRAKNVYNHRLGSTGYGGMLYRKVSVVIWSNYSNISNLMRII; this is translated from the exons ATGTTGAGTTCACTCTTCCGGAGCTCGACGGAAGACcaaggagaagaaaacaaacaaaaaaaaaaaggtttgcaAAAACAAGAAGTTAGTCATGAAGCTGCAATTGAGTACAATTCTTATGGTGTTCCGGTTGGTAAGGGAAGAAATGATCTTAGGAGTTACATTGGAGTCATTGTACgtgaaacaatttcaattttacttgATGATTGGAGGCGTGTGCCACTGGAGATGAAGGAAACTTTGTGGGTTCATTTTcag aaaaaattcaaattgagcTTGAAATGCAAAAGCCAAGTATTAAAGTGGATGGGGGTTGCATCAAGAAACTTTCGTTGTGAACTGGCAACTGAATTCGTTCTACCTAACAAGGACGATCGAAAGTCACTAAGGTTGCCTCCTATTGAATATCCaagcattaaaaaagaagattggAAACTTTTTGTTGACAAAGTTTTGTCTGAACAATTTCAG GAAAAAAGTAAGAaggcaaaagacaaaagagcaAAGAATGTCTACAACCATCGCTTGGGTAGCACAGGATATGGTGGCATGTTGTATAGAAAAGTAAGTGTGGTAATATGGAGTAATTACAGTAACATAAGTAATCTAATGCgtataatataa
- the LOC127902408 gene encoding uncharacterized protein LOC127902408, with protein MDRSWITCDRLSVEYRSGVADFLDFAILNAENRMSIRCPCTFCCNMEFHTPQQVKDHLFEKGFLPRYIVWTWHGETDSKSTFTNCEDHSHSQRFRCHDYSNIIDMVEDAYEHCDRDPSSFKDMLEDAEKPLYPGAKHSKLSSLMRLYNVKGNYGWSDKGFSALLEVLADILPNNNTLPMSMYEVKKTMKVLGLEYEKIHACPNDCILYRNEFADLAECPNCGASRLKRLFQSPQTAQNLTWHANKRIRDGKLRHPADSPAWQLIDNKWPKFAQEPRNLRLALSTDGVNPHSTLSTTYSCWPVILITYNLPPWLCMKRKFLMLSLLISGPKQPGNDLDVYLAPLIEDLKTLWDVGIDVYDSYRKETFNLRAVLMWTISDFPAYGNLSGCTVKGYYACPICGIDTCACWLPHSRKMSYMGHRRFLPLGHLFRKLKKIFNGKQEWNEPPKTLSGEEIFNMVEDIDIKFGKKKAKKRKHDGGGGGGGGGKTKDGINARKDLESLKIRGKLVPDETNKKNKVLPPAPYTLSKIEKKQFCETLLSVKVPDGYSSNVQNLVSIDDCRLQGLKSHDCHTLMQQFLPLAIRNCLPINVRTAIIRMCFFFNTLCCKVVDPNTLDQLQEELVITLCLLQQYFPPSFFDIMIHLTVHLVEQVRLCGPVYLRWMYPFERQMKTLKDYVRNRYRPEGCIVESYIAEEALAFCAEYLSNCDVIGLPTGCPTDLSIEKPLGGANIKVVDDPLLAQAHREHMHYLASRNPYKAKTNLWLQNEHIRTFSGWLQAKVAHDKANNVPIDEIVCWLANKPRSSVVTFSGYEINGFNFTTRDRDCNRVTQNSGVRVVANTLQISSSKDKSPHFGDMTFYGVIDEIWQLDYLMVKKTLFKCDWVDDRGVCTDNLGFTVVDLNRIGYKSDCFILACHAKQVFYVKDQLENNKSIVCSVTDKTYKLNGERCEDVDVFSPLSNKLPVCELDEKDDEGIYDRKDCDAIPIDIDLENQ; from the exons atggaCAGAAGTTGGATAACTTGTGATAGATTGTCTGTAGAGTATCGTTCTGGAGTTGCTGATTTCTTAGATTTTGCCATTTTGAATGCTGAAAATCGAATGTCAATTAGATGTCCTTGCACCTTTTGTTGTAATATGGAGTTTCATACTCCTCAACAAGTGAAGgatcatttatttgaaaaaggtTTTCTCCCAAGATATATTGTTTGGACTTGGCATGGTGAGACTGACTCTAAATCTACATTTACAAACTGTGAAGACCATTCACATAGTCAAAGATTTAGATGTCATGATTACAGTAATATAATTGACATGGTCGAAGATGCTTACGAGCATTGTGATAGAGATCCTAGTTCTTTTAAGGATATGCTTGAAGATGCTGAAAAGCCTTTGTACCCGGGTGCAAAACATTCAAAGTTATCTAGTTTAATGAGACTTTACAATGTGAAAGGGAACTATGGGTGGTCCGATAAAGGGTTTTCTGCTTTGTTAGAAGTCCTTGCTGATAttttgccaaataataatactctACCTATGTCAATGTACGAGGTTAAGAAAACAATGAAAGTGCTAGGCTTAGAGTATGAAAAAATACATGCATGTCCAAATGACTGCATTTTGTATAGGAATGAATTTGCTGATCTTGCTGAATGCCCAAATTGTGGAGCATCTAg GTTGAAAAGATTGTTTCAATCACCACAAACagctcaaaatttaacatggcatgctaataaaagaattagagatggcaaacTTCGCCACCCAGCAGACTCACCAGCCTGGCAACTAATTGACAATAAGTGGCCAAAATTTGCACAAGAACCTAGAAATCTCCGTTTAGCTCTCTCAACTGATGGGGTTAACCCACATAGTACACTTAGCACTACTTATAGTTGTTGGCCtgttatattaataacatataatcttcctccatggttgtgtatgaagAGAAAGTTTTTGATGTTGTCACTTTTGATATCTGGCCCTAAACAACCTGGAAATGATCTAGATGTATACCTAGCACCTTTGATTGAGGACTTAAAAACTCTATGGGATGTAGGTATTGATGTTTATGATTCTTATAGAAAAGAAACCTTTAATTTACGGGCTGTCTTGATGTGGACAATTAGTGACTTTCCAGCATACGGAAACCTCTCTGGTTGTACTGTTAAGGGCTATTATGCTTGCCCAATTTGTGGGATAGACACTTGTGCATGTTGGCTGCCACATAGTAGGAAAATGTCATATATGGGCCATCGCCGCTTTCTACCACTCGGTCACCTATTTCGGAAActgaaaaagatttttaatgGGAAGCAAGAGTGGAATGAGCCTCCTAAAACTTTGTCTGGTGAGGAAATCTTTAATATGGTGGAagatatagatattaagtTCGGGAAAAAGAAGGCCAAAAAGCGGAAACATGATggcggtggtggtggtggtggtggtg GCAAAACAAAAGATGGGATTAATGCTAGAAAAGATCTGGAGTCTTTGAAGATCAGGGGAAAACTAGTTCctgatgaaacaaacaaaaaaaacaaagtccTACCTCCAGCTCCTTATACTTTgagtaaaatagaaaaaaaacaGTTTTGTGAAACCTTGCTGAGTGTGAAAGTCCCTGATGGGTATTCTTCCAATGTCCAAAACCTTGTTTCAATAGATGATTGTCGGCTTCAAGGCCTTAAGTCCCATGACTGTCATACTTTGATGCAACAATTTCTACCACTAGCCATTCGAAACTGTTTGCCTATAAATGTGAGAACGGCCATAATCAGGAtgtgcttcttttttaatacattgTGCTGTAAAGTGGTAGATCCTAATACTCTTGACCAATTGCAAGAGGAACTTGTAATCACTTTATGCTTACTGCAGCAGTACTTCCCACCTAgcttttttgacataatgatCCATTTAACAGTCCACTTAGTTGAACAAGTTAGGTTATGTGGGCCTGTTTATCTTCGATGGATGTATCCTTTTGAGAGACAAATGAAAACTCTCAAGGATTATGTTCGCAATCGCTACCGCCCTGAGGGTTGTATTGTAGAAAGTTATATTGCAGAAGAAGCACTTGCATTTTGTGCTGAGTACCTCTCAAATTGTGATGTTATTGGGCTGCCTACTGGTTGTCCAACTGATTTATCTATCGAAAAGCCTTTGGGAGGTGCAAACATAAAGGTGGTTGATGATCCTTTGTTGGCACAAGCACACCG GGAGCATATGCATTATTTGGCATCAAGAAACCCCTATAAGGCAAAAACAAATCTGTGGTTGCAAAATGAACACATACGAACATTTTCTGGTTGGTTACAAGCAAag gtGGCACATGATAAAGCAAATAATGTGCCGATTGACGAAATAGTGTGCTGGTTAGCAAACAAACCACGCTCAAGCGTGGTGACCTTCTCTGGCTACGAGATAAATGGCTTCAATTTTACAACGAGGGACCGGGACTGTAATCGTGTGACCCAAAATAGTGGTGTTAGGGTTGTTGCTAACACTCTACAGATTTCAAGctcaaaagataaaagtcCTCATTTTGGAGACATGACGTTTTATGGAGTCATTGATGAGATTTGGCAGCTTGATTATCTAATGGTTAAAAaaacacttttcaagtgtgATTGGGTAGATGATAGAGGGGTTTGCACTGACAATTTAGGTTTCACTGTAGTTGATTTAAATCGGATTGGCTATAAATCTGATTGCTTTATTCTGGCTTGTCATGCAAAgcaagtattttatgtaaagGACCAGCTagagaataataaatcaatagttTGTTCAGTGACCGACAAAACTTATAAGTTAAATGGGGAAAGATGTGAAGACGTGGATGTATTTTCTCCATTATCTAACAAACTTCCAGTATGTGAGTTGGATGAGAAAGATGATGAAGGAATTTATGACAGAAAAGATTGTGATGCTATTCCAATAGATATTGATTTAGAAAATCAGTGA
- the LOC127902596 gene encoding putative UDP-glucuronate:xylan alpha-glucuronosyltransferase 4, whose amino-acid sequence MSTQNKSFNFLQRREAKFDQMAAASSSSSPSASNKPTNFSQKLFIISLLLLSFSLFLVVLSFKPKQQPHLAYEPNNKYNTNHLLHRPKWLDIIQKHIKGHKIKVGLVNINHDDDDDDDEYHSVRGDMHVETVHVRFDHVGEDKKWEDFFPEWIGEDHKWAPPACPQMPMPAQDYRYLDVIVARVPCRGDGDAGGGMRDVFRLQVNLVVANLAVESGWVKPDVDRAVYVVFVGSCGAMVEMFRCDDLVEHAGDYWVYKPDLRRLKHKVLMPVGSCQIAPAFAQTGEFCFFFFFFCPGFSKIFCLCFR is encoded by the coding sequence ATGTCGACTCAAAACAAATCTTTCAACTTTCTACAAAGACGTGAAGCAAAATTCGATCAAATGGCTGcagcttcatcatcatcttcaccaTCTGCTTCTAACAAACCCACAAATTTCAGTCAAAAGCTCTTCAtaatctctcttcttctcctctCCTTCTCGCTTTTCCTCGTCGTTTTGTCATTCAAACCTAAACAACAACCCCATTTGGCTTACGagccaaataataaatataatactaaccACTTATTACACAGACCCAAATGGCTCgatattatccaaaaacacATCAAGGgtcacaaaattaaagttggtttagtaaatataaaccatgatgatgatgatgatgatgatgagtatCATAGCGTACGTGGTGACATGCATGTCGAAACTGTTCACGTACGTTTCGACCATGTGGGTGAGGATAAAAAGTGGGAAGACTTTTTCCCGGAGTGGATTGGTGAAGATCACAAGTGGGCCCCACCGGCGTGCCCGCAGATGCCCATGCCGGCGCAGGATTACCGGTACCTCGACGTGATAGTGGCTAGGGTTCCCTGCCGAGGAGATGGAGATGCAGGTGGTGGGATGAGGGATGTGTTTAGGTTGCAAGTGAATCTCGTGGTGGCGAATCTAGCGGTGGAGAGTGGGTGGGTGAAACCGGATGTTGATCGGGCGGTGTACGTTGTCTTTGTGGGTTCTTGTGGGGCCATGGTGGAGATGTTCAGGTGTGATGATCTTGTGGAGCATGCAGGGGATTACTGGGTCTATAAGCCTGACTTGAGGCGATTGAAACATAAAGTATTGATGCCTGTTGGGTCATGCCAAATTGCTCCTGCTTTTGCTCAAACAGGTGagttttgcttcttttttttttttttttgccctggTTTTtcgaaaatattttgtttgtgtttTAGATAG